The following DNA comes from Kaistia sp. 32K.
CTGCAAATTGTCTCGACCCGTGCGGAAAACGCGTTTATTGGATCGCTAGCCTTATGCTGCACTGCATGAATTCGTAGGCGGCCCCCCTTTGGAGCACCACCCGATGGCCAAGGCCCTAGACTTCCCGTCCCGGCTCCTGCGCGGCTACGCAGCCTTCCGCGACAACCGCCTGCCGCAGGAAAGCTCGCGCTACAAGGTCCTCGCCGAGACCGGCCAGCGCCCGCAGACCATGATCCTCGGCTGCAGCGACAGCCGCGCCGCCCCCGAGACGATCTTCGACGCGGCGCCGGGCGAGCTCTTCGTCGTCCGCAATGTCGCCGCCCTGGTACCTCCGTTCACGCCGGATGGCGAGCATCACGGCACGTCGGCGGCGATCGAATTCGGCGTGATGGGGCTGAAGGTTCGCCATCTCGTCGTCATGGGCCATGGCCGCTGCGGCGGCATCACCGCCTATCTGGCAGGGCGCGAGGCGCCGAACCTGCAGGCGCCGAACGATTACATTCACAAGTGGATCTCGCTGTTGAAGCCGGCCGAGGCGCTGATCTGCGAGGATCCGGCCGAGGCGGCCGACCGCCAGCGCGCGATGGAATTCGCCTCGATCCGCCAGACGATCGAGAATCTGCGCACCTTCCCGTGGATCAAGAGCCTCGAGGAGATCAACGAGCTGGAGCTGCACGGCGCCTGGTTCGACATCTCGACCGGCGAGCTCTACCTCCTCGACAAGGAAACCGGCCGCTTCACCGTCCCGGAAGAGATCGAGGCGTAATTTCGGTTCAGGACTCCAGCGCCGTCTTTGCCTGAGACAGGCGCTGCATCGGCGCCCTGCGTCCTTCGAGACGCCCCTCCGGGGCTCCTCAATGCCTAGCCCGTAATTCGGGGGACGCTCTCCTTTCACCTCTCCCTGAGGGAGAGGTCGACGGCCGAAGGCCGGCGGGTGAGGGTTTACGGCCTCGCCGGAGGGTCTCCATCATCTTGCCGCTTCATCCGGAGGGTTCCCTAAACCCTCACCCGGAGCTTCGCTCCACCTCTCCCTCAGGGAGAGGTGAGGAAGCGGGGTGCCACCTCGGTGCTGGGAGACAGTCACTGCGGAACGTGACTCATCCGCGCCTGGGGCATCTTCGCGTCAGCTCCCATTGAGCGGTGAACCCGGCGGCATGGATCCCGGGTCAAGCCCGGGATGACGGCGGAAGCGGGGGATAGGGCGCCGCGAAGTCGGCCAAGGCATTTGAGGACAAGGCGCGGGCCCTGCCCCAGGCTCCCGTCATCCCTGCGATGCGCATTCCCAAAACTCGACCATCATCCTGAGGTGCCCGGCGAAGCCGGGCCTCGAAGGAGCGTCCAGGGAACGCGGAGACTGCGGGGCGGACTTTGTCTGCAAGGTGCCCGCTGGATCCTCCTTCGAGGCTTCGCTCGCGCGAAGCACCTCAGGATGATGGCGGAGTGGATCGATCGGCCTGGAAGTCTGAGAGGTGGCGAGCGGCCGTCCGCCGCCTGCAGCATCCATCCAGGCCCGGATGTCGATTATGGGCCGGATTCCGAAAAGCCCCCCAGAAGCCCAACCAGCGTCCCATACGAAAAAGGCGCGACCTCGCGGCCGCGCCTCTTCAAATATATGGCTCCAGAGAGCCGAACGATCCGCCTCAGGCGGCCTGCTTCTTCGGCTGGATCAGCTTGCGGTTGACCAGCACTTCGGCGATCTGCACGGCGTTGAGCGCAGCGCCCTTGCGGAGGTTGTCGGAGACGACCCACATGTTGAGGCCGTTCTCGACGGTGGCGTCCTCGCGGATGCGCGAGATGTAGGTCGCGTCCTCGCCGGTCGCCTCGTAGGGCGTGATGTACTGCTCTTCTTCCGGATTATCGATGACAAGGCAGCCGGGCGCCTCGCGCAGGATGTCGCGCGCCTCGTCGGCGGTGATCGGCTTCTCGAACTCGATGTTGACGGATTCGGAGTGCGAGACGAACACCGGCACGCGCACGGCGGTGCAGGTCAGCTTGATCTTCGGATCGAGGATCTTCTTCGTCTCGGCCATCACCTTCCACTCTTCCTTCGTGTAGCCGTCCTCCATGAAGACGTCGATGTGCGGAATGAGGTTGAAGGCGATGCGCTTGGTGAACTTGGTCGATTCGATGGGATCGTTGACGAAGACGGCGCGGGTCTGCGTGAACAGCTCGTCCATGCCTTCCTTGCCGGCGCCGGACACCGACTGGTAGGTCGAGACGACGACGCGCTTGATCGTCGCGACGTCATGCAGCGGCTTCAGGGCTACGACGAGCTGCGCGGTCGAGCAGTTCGGATTGGCGATGATGTTGAGCTTGGAGAAGCTGACAATGGCGTCGGCATTCACTTCCGGCACGATCAGCGGCACCTGCGCGTCGTAGCGCCAGGCCGAGGAATTGTCGATCACGACGCAGCCCTGCGCGCCGATCTTCGGCGCCCATTCCTTCGAGATCGCGCCGCCGGCCGACATCAGGCAGATGTCGGTGTCGGAGAAATCATACTGGTCGAGCGGCTTCACCTTGAGCGTGCGGTCGCCGAAGGAGACTTCGGTGCCCTGGCTGCGGCGCGAGGCCAGCGCCACGACCTCGTCGGCGGGAAAGCCGCGCTCGTCGAGGATGGAGAGAATTTCGCGGCCCACATTGCCCGTGGCGCCGACGATCGCGACCTTGTAACCCATTTTTTCCTGCTCCTTGTCCGTCTCTCTCCCCCACCGCACGTCCGCGGAAAACCCGCGCCCGGTCGGCCCCGCTTCCCTCGGGGCCCCGAGGGAGAATGGGGGCACGGGAGGGACGATCAGGCAGTCGTCGTGGTTTTCGACGTTTTGGGCGTGGTGGAGATGCGCATGACGGCCGTGCTTGTCCGGGTGACGGAAGCCACCTGGTCGATTAGGATCGAAAAAGCATCGGCGTGCGCAGTCATCGGTCTACCCGAATGAGATTGGCGCATCTTCTGCCGCCAAACCGGCCAGAAGTCAACGGAGGCGAACGGCTTGAGCGTTTTGATGGCCTTTCCGAAACCGGCGCTCGTGCTGTGCGCCGCCCTCTCCGTCGTCCTCTCGGTAGCCCAATGGACCGGATCGGCCGCCGCCCGGGCCGGCGAGCGCGTGCCGGAAAAGGAGATCGAGAAGTCGCTCTCCGGCGTCACGCTCGACGGCATCTACAACAACGGCGCCTTCTTCAGCGAGACCTACAACGAGGACGGCTCGGTCCGCTATCACGACATCGACGGCTCCGACAGCGGCCAGTGGTCAGTGCAGGCGGGCAAGTTCTGCACCTTCTACGAAAGCCAGCAGGGCGCCTGCTTCTTCGTCGAGCGCGACGGCCCCAACTGCTTCACCTTCTTCGTGCCCGACGAAAAGGGCGGTCCGAATGCCGGCCCGGCCAAGGAATGGACCTCGCGCGGCTGGGACCGGCGCAAGCCGTCAACCTGCCCGACCGCGCCGGAAATCCGGCTCTAGAGACGGCATCCCCCTCAGCGCGTTCGCGCCAGGGCGAGCCAGACGCCGCCGCCGATCAGGCAGGCGCCGCCGATGCGCGCGACCAGGCGCGAGCGCGCCTCGGTCAGAAGGCGCCCTGCCCGGCTGGCGAGGATGGCGAAGGTGCAGTCGTTGATCCCGGCGACGGCGAGCGCGGTCACGCCCATCAGGACGATCTGCACCACCTTGTCGCGGTTCGGATCGATGAACTGCGGGAAGAAGGCCCCGAAGAAGAGCAGGATCTTCGGATTGCTCAGCGACACGACCATGCCCTGCAGCAGGAAGCCGCCGCGCGGCGGCGCGGGCGCCCGCGCCATCGCGATCCCCTCCGAGCGAAACATCTTCCAGCCGAGCCAGACGAGATAGGCGGCGCCGGCCAGCCGCAGCCAGTCGAACCAGTGACCGGCGGCGACGATCAGCGAGGTGAGCCCGATCGCCGCGACGACCACCATGATGGCGAGGCCGAGCTGGGTGCCGGCGACGTTGAGCAGCCCGGCGCGGGCGCCGTGCCGGAGGCTGTTGGCGACGATCAGCGTGACCGTCGGCCCCGGTATGATGGCGATGACGATGCAGGCGGCGACAAACGCCGCATAGGTTTCGAGCGACATGCCGTATTCCTCCAGACCGCGAGGATGGCATGCCGCAACGTCA
Coding sequences within:
- a CDS encoding carbonic anhydrase is translated as MAKALDFPSRLLRGYAAFRDNRLPQESSRYKVLAETGQRPQTMILGCSDSRAAPETIFDAAPGELFVVRNVAALVPPFTPDGEHHGTSAAIEFGVMGLKVRHLVVMGHGRCGGITAYLAGREAPNLQAPNDYIHKWISLLKPAEALICEDPAEAADRQRAMEFASIRQTIENLRTFPWIKSLEEINELELHGAWFDISTGELYLLDKETGRFTVPEEIEA
- a CDS encoding aspartate-semialdehyde dehydrogenase, which encodes MGYKVAIVGATGNVGREILSILDERGFPADEVVALASRRSQGTEVSFGDRTLKVKPLDQYDFSDTDICLMSAGGAISKEWAPKIGAQGCVVIDNSSAWRYDAQVPLIVPEVNADAIVSFSKLNIIANPNCSTAQLVVALKPLHDVATIKRVVVSTYQSVSGAGKEGMDELFTQTRAVFVNDPIESTKFTKRIAFNLIPHIDVFMEDGYTKEEWKVMAETKKILDPKIKLTCTAVRVPVFVSHSESVNIEFEKPITADEARDILREAPGCLVIDNPEEEQYITPYEATGEDATYISRIREDATVENGLNMWVVSDNLRKGAALNAVQIAEVLVNRKLIQPKKQAA
- a CDS encoding LysE family translocator, with product MSLETYAAFVAACIVIAIIPGPTVTLIVANSLRHGARAGLLNVAGTQLGLAIMVVVAAIGLTSLIVAAGHWFDWLRLAGAAYLVWLGWKMFRSEGIAMARAPAPPRGGFLLQGMVVSLSNPKILLFFGAFFPQFIDPNRDKVVQIVLMGVTALAVAGINDCTFAILASRAGRLLTEARSRLVARIGGACLIGGGVWLALARTR